GATTCACTTTAACGAATCACGGGTTAATATTAATAGATTTAGAAAGATATGAAGAAGCGTATGAAATCTTTAATGATTTGTTAAAAGAATACAAAAATGAAGCACATGTATAGTATGAGCGAGCGAGATGTGCGCATCATTTAGGGAAATTATATTTAGCAATAAAAGGGCTTAAAATAGCAATTCATTTGGATAGTAATGCACCTTATATTTATACAAAACTTGCGGAAATATACGAATCTGATTTGAAGGATGAAGAAAGGACGAAAGAAGTTTTATTAAAAGGTATTGAGAAGTGTGATGATAAGGCACCTCTATACGTAAAACTTGGTGATTACCATTTCCAAAATGATAGTCTGGAAGAAGCAGAAACATTGTATACTCGTGCTTTGGAAGAAAATCATGATGATGTTTATTCTCACTTCGGACTTACGCAAGTTTATATGGCAAGAGAACAATATAAGGAAGCGAAAGAATATATTCTCAGTATTGAAAAACAAATTGAAAAGAGCCAAGATTTCCTTATGAACGCGGGAATGGTTTTATGGGATGCTGAGGTTGAACTTGGTGGAAGTGAAGAAGGATTTAAAGTAGCATTGTCTAAGTTAGAGAGTGGTATAAAGCAGAGCGAATATAATGTAGCAAGTGCGTTAGATGAATATGTGAATCGAATTAAAGGAACCGTATTTGTACAACGAGGAATAGCATTCTTAAGAACGATACACAAAGAAAGAAATGAAGTAAGTGAGTACGGTTGTTATATAGGTATTTTATATGAATCTATTGGACAGTACGGCCAAGCGATGAAAAGATATAATAAGGTGATAGAACAAAAGGAAACGGCATTACCGTATTACCGAATTGGTGAAACACTTATGGCATTAGGGCAATTGACGGAAGCAAAACAAGCGTATGAAACATGTTTAGAACTTGATGGGAATTTCGTCGGTGTACATTTACAGCTTGCAGAAATATACGAAAAAGAAGAAAATCGTTCTAAAGAACAAAGTCATATGGTTCAGGCGATGAAAGAAGAGCCGTTGCATATTAATATGGAATATTTGGCACAGCTTTCAGTAGAGATGAATCTTCAGGAAGAGTTGCTGGCTGAACTAGAACAATTAGCAGACGAAGTACCTGAAATATGGCGATTAGATGCGATTGCATACGTGTATGGAGCGATGGATGAAATAGATAAAGAACAAGCGCAGATTGAAGAGGCACTAAGATTAGATGGCGAGCATACAGAAGTTTTATATCATTATGCAAAAGTATTAGTGAAAAATAGAAATGCAAAAGCAATTGAAATTGCAATGAAGGTTATACAAAAAGATATAAATAATGAACGTATATTTGATGTATATGTAAAAGCGATAGAACAACATAAGAAATGGTCTAACATACGAGATTTTCTTCATACACTAAAAGTGAAAAAAGCTGAAAGAAGTATGGCATTTATGTATGCAGCATCTGCGGTGACGGAAAGATGGATTGAACGTCAACAAAATGAACAGCCGAAGAAATCCATAATTACAAGAGCTTTTTATCGCATGAAAAACCGTGCGAAAGAAATTTCGATTATTACTACAATCATTGATTTATATGAAATCTCATTAAAGTTAAATCAAAAAAATAGTATGGCAGCGCAGCGATTTGCACTATTTTACGAGAATGTGGCGATGTATAAAGAGGCGATAGATGTACTGCAAACATCATTAGAAAGTAAATGGGATTACGATGTAGCGAAGCAACTTGTAAATCTTTTCATAGAGTGTGATGAAGAGGATATGATAAGGGATGCGTCGGAATTAACGAAGCAAATGGTTCGAGAGTTACCAGATGATTACGATACTCTTCTTCTGCATGCGCAAGTATTGTTTAAAGCAGGGGAAGAAAGAAAAGCAGAAAAGATTACCTTACAATTAACGGAGCAAACACCGTTTGTAAGTAGAGCGTTTCTTGCTTTAGGAGAAATATATCAAAGTCAAGAACGGTTTGAAGAGGCAATTCAAGTATTAGAAAATGCTTCTATACATCATCCGAATGAAACAGCAATTCTTCTTTCTTTAGCATCTTCTTATCATGGTGCCAGACAAACGATACAGGCAGAAAAAATAACAAATGAAGCATTAAAAATTGATGAGAGTGATTTGTTAGCAAGATATGATCGTGTTTGCTATTTAGCACAGTTAAACAGAATGGAAGAGGCGAAGGTAGAACTTGAGATTGTACTTCGTGAGGATGAGTCAGGATTTTTCGCTGAACTTATCGAGGATGATGAAAATTTAGTAGCATTGCGAGAATTTGAAAAATAATTGTATAAGAATAGGGGAAAAGGAAACAAATAAAAATATATTTTGAATTAGTTGACAATTAGTTGCCAAATGGCATAAAATAGCTTTTAACAAAGTATACAAATCTGAAGACGAGAAAGAGTAAAATAGTGTACTGTTCCCCAGAGAGCCGGTATGTTGCTGAAAGCCGGTGTACAGATGTTATTTGAAAATCATCTCCGAGGAGCCGAGGCTGAAAATAAGTAAGCTCGGACGGGTGTCTACCGTTACAAGGAACACGTATGATCGTACGTTGCTAAGTGCTATTAGTGAAGAACTAATAGAATTAGGGTGGTATCGCGGGTAAACCCGTCCCTACTTTATAGGGACGGGTTTTTTGTGTGCTTTAAAACATTCAAAAGGAGTGATTGTAGATGAAGAAAGTAGATGTAAAAGAATCAGCTGTAGGAAGAGAAATGCGAATTCGCAAACAGTGGAACGAACAAAATATTTTCGAACAATCAATTCAGAATCGAGAAGGCGCACAATCTTTTGTGTTTTATGAAGGACCACCGACGGCGAATGGATTACCGCATGTAGGTCATGCACTTGGACGAACAATTAAAGATGTAGTAGCAAGATATAAAACGATGGCTGGTTATAAAGTATTAAGAAAAGCGGGATGGGATACGCACGGCTTACCTGTAGAATTAGGTGTTGAGAAGCAACTCGGTATTTCTGGTAAACATGAAATCGAGGAGTACGGAATTGAACCATTTATTAAAAAGTGTAAAGAGAGTGTATTCACATATGAAAAGCAGTGGCGTGAATTCACTGAAAGCATCGGTTATTGGGTAGATATGGATGATCCATACGTTACGTTAGAGAATCCATATATCGAAAGTGTATGGCATATTTTAGGGACGATTCATGAAAAAGGATTATTGTATAAAGGGCATAGAGTTTCACCATATTGCCCAAGCTGTCAAACTTCACTAAGTTCACATGAGGTTGCCCAAGGGTATAAAACAGTAAAAGATTTAAGTGCAACCGTTAAGTTTAAAGTGAAGGATAGTGAAAATGAATATTTCCTAGGTTGGACGACAACACCTTGGACACTTCCAGCAAATGTTGCACTCGCTGTACATCCAAATATGGAATACGTGAAAGCAAAACAAGAAGGTCATGTATACATTGTTGCGAAAGAACGTGTACAAGATGTATTAAAAGAAAACTATGAAGTATTATCTGTTCATAAAGGAGAAGAATTATTAAATATTTCTTATACAGCACCGTTTCCGATGAAAGAAGTTACAAATGGTTACCGCGTTATCGGAGCAGATTTTGTAACGGCAGATAGTGGTACAGGACTTGTTCATATTGCTCCAGCATACGGAGAGGACGATTATAGAGTCGTGCAAAGTGAAGGATTGTCCTTCTTACATGTTGTAGATGAGAAAGGTGAGTATACAGAGGCAGTACCATTTTTGAAAGGGAAGTTTGTAAAAGATTGTGACGTAGATATCGTTCGTTATTTAGCGAAGGAAGATTTACTATACCATAAAGAAAAGTATGAACACAGTTACCCACATTGTTGGCGCTGTGATTCACCACTTCTTTATTATGCAGGAGAGAGCTGGTTAATCCGCACGACTGCAATTAAAGATACATTTTTACAAAACAACGATACTGTTACTTGGTATCCAGATCATATGAAACATGGACGATTTGGTAAGTTTTTAGAAAACATGGTGGACTGGAATATTAGCCGAAATAGATATTGGGGAACACCATTAAACGTATGGGAATGTGAACGTTGCGATCATCAATTCGCACCGAAAAGCATTGCTGATTTAAGAAAGCATAGTATGAAAGAGACACCTGAAGACTTAGAATTGCATAAGCCATATGTAGATGAAGTGCAAGTTTGCTGCGAAAAATGCGGAAGTACAATGAATCGTACACCAGAAGTAATTGATGTTTGGTTTGATAGTGGTTCGATGCCATTTGCGCAATATCATTATCCGTTTGAAAATAAAGAGTTATTTGAAGAACAGTTTCCAGCAGATGTAATTGCAGAAGGAATTGATCAAACACGCGGCTGGTTTTATAGTTTATTAGCTGTATCAGCACTATATACTGGAAAAGTACCGTATAAACGAGTGCTATCACTAGGGCATGTTCTAGACGAGGAAGGACAGAAAATGTCTAAAAGTAAAGGGAATGCACTAGATCCAGTTGATTTAGTAGGGAAGTTTGGTGCAGATGCTTTAAGATGGGCTCTACTTGTTGATAGTGCTCTGTGGAATGCGAAACGTTTTTCTGAAAGAACAGTACTGGAAGCGAAATCTAAATTTGTAGATACGTTAGTCAATGTGTATAGCTTCTACGTTTTATATGCAAATTTAGATGAGTATAATCCGAATGAAACATATGACGTAAAGCGGACGAAATTGGATGAATGGGTATTATCAAGATTGCATAGCACAACGAAAAAAGTGAGAACAGCACTTGATGATTATCAATTTACGAATGCAGCTCGTGAAATCGCGGCACTTGTAGATGAAGTAAGTAACTGGTACGTAAGACGATCACGTAATCGTTTCTGGGAATCGGGTATGAATGCGGAAAAAGCAGCTGCGTATGAAACACTTCATGACGTGCTTGTGACAATTAGTAAATTAATCGCACCGTTTACACCGTTTGTCGCTGAAGATGTTCATTTGAATTTAACTGGAAGTAGCGTTCATCTAGAGGATTATCCAGTTGTAAATGAATCATTACTTCAGCCGAAATTAGAAGCGGAAATGGATGCTGTTTTACAAGTTGTTGAACTTGGAAGAAGTAACCGTAATCAGCATTCTTTAAAAGTAAAACAGCCGTTAGCGGAACTTGTACTACTTGAGCATAATGAAAATGATATGGACTGGGAATCTTATCGTGATATCGTCATGGATGAGTTAAATGTGAAGGCGTTCCATGTTGAACTAGATGAAACGAAATATACATCCTATCAATTAAAACTGAATTTTAAAAAGGCTGGGCCGAAGTTCGGTAAAAATGTGAATGCAGTAAATGGCTGGCTAAAACAATTATCACAAGACGAGGTACAGAACTTTGTCTCTACAGAAAGAGCAGTTTACGAAGTAGCACCAGGAGAAGAAATAGTTGTAACGACTGAAGATGTATTAGTAGAGAAAGTTGCAAAATCAGGATTCTCTAATACGACTAACGGACAATATACAGTTATGTTAGATACGAATGTAACGGAAGAATTGTTACAAGAAGGAGTAGCACGTGAGTTTATTCGCGCCGTTCAAGAATATCGTAAGCAGTTGAATTTACCAGTAAATTTACGAGTGGATGTTATTCTTGATACAGAGGAAGAGCTACAGCAAACGTTAACGAATCATAAAGAGTTGTTGGAAGAAAACTTACTCGTTAAACAATTTACATTTGGTCACTTAACGAATGAAGACGATGAACTTTCTTTAGGTGAGACAAAAGTCCGCATTAAATTAAGTACTGCTCAGTAAAGAAAAAAGGAAGTTGGAATGATTCCAACTTCCTTTTTGTGTGCTGGAAATGTATCCTGTTATTTTCCACATAATCCATTCGATAGGACCTCTAGCACATATCTTACCAAAAATAATACTGTAGAAGTATATTTCTACAGTATTGTTTTCGCTTTACACATAAATATTGAGAAACTTTCACTCACCCTAAATGGAAAGGTAATAGAATTGTTTATAGAGAATTAAACGTAGATTCAATTTTTATCCATCCATTTTGTAAAGAATGATTGCCTAGTGGGAATGGGGAAAGGTTGAGCTACTTTATTAGGGGGAGTGGTTCTATGTTTAATAAAAAAATGGTGGCAATGGCGATGACTGTGCCATTAGTAATGGGGACGCTTTCTACTGTTTCTGCAGTAGAGACAAAGAAACAAGTAAAGGTGGAAGCTTATTCGCCACAGAAAAAAGCTATTGAATATTTAAAAGGGAATGCCAATCAGTACGG
This genomic window from Bacillus anthracis str. Vollum contains:
- the ileS gene encoding isoleucine--tRNA ligase, with product MKKVDVKESAVGREMRIRKQWNEQNIFEQSIQNREGAQSFVFYEGPPTANGLPHVGHALGRTIKDVVARYKTMAGYKVLRKAGWDTHGLPVELGVEKQLGISGKHEIEEYGIEPFIKKCKESVFTYEKQWREFTESIGYWVDMDDPYVTLENPYIESVWHILGTIHEKGLLYKGHRVSPYCPSCQTSLSSHEVAQGYKTVKDLSATVKFKVKDSENEYFLGWTTTPWTLPANVALAVHPNMEYVKAKQEGHVYIVAKERVQDVLKENYEVLSVHKGEELLNISYTAPFPMKEVTNGYRVIGADFVTADSGTGLVHIAPAYGEDDYRVVQSEGLSFLHVVDEKGEYTEAVPFLKGKFVKDCDVDIVRYLAKEDLLYHKEKYEHSYPHCWRCDSPLLYYAGESWLIRTTAIKDTFLQNNDTVTWYPDHMKHGRFGKFLENMVDWNISRNRYWGTPLNVWECERCDHQFAPKSIADLRKHSMKETPEDLELHKPYVDEVQVCCEKCGSTMNRTPEVIDVWFDSGSMPFAQYHYPFENKELFEEQFPADVIAEGIDQTRGWFYSLLAVSALYTGKVPYKRVLSLGHVLDEEGQKMSKSKGNALDPVDLVGKFGADALRWALLVDSALWNAKRFSERTVLEAKSKFVDTLVNVYSFYVLYANLDEYNPNETYDVKRTKLDEWVLSRLHSTTKKVRTALDDYQFTNAAREIAALVDEVSNWYVRRSRNRFWESGMNAEKAAAYETLHDVLVTISKLIAPFTPFVAEDVHLNLTGSSVHLEDYPVVNESLLQPKLEAEMDAVLQVVELGRSNRNQHSLKVKQPLAELVLLEHNENDMDWESYRDIVMDELNVKAFHVELDETKYTSYQLKLNFKKAGPKFGKNVNAVNGWLKQLSQDEVQNFVSTERAVYEVAPGEEIVVTTEDVLVEKVAKSGFSNTTNGQYTVMLDTNVTEELLQEGVAREFIRAVQEYRKQLNLPVNLRVDVILDTEEELQQTLTNHKELLEENLLVKQFTFGHLTNEDDELSLGETKVRIKLSTAQ